In Kitasatospora sp. NBC_00240, the following are encoded in one genomic region:
- a CDS encoding MFS transporter — protein sequence MTAGPTVRRAAAAAPAQVALFSPAAVVASCVGFVLIGALQALYGPAIPALREEFGLSPSAAGLGLSAHFAGGVAGVLLFDRLHGRLGNQQILGSSYLLMAVGAAGFALAPDWPLALAAALLAGLGFGGIDYGLNQLFAVGFGHRSAAMLNILNAHFGVGAILGPVLIGAVGPEHYPAVFLGFALANLPLLLFLRGVRQQGAPTADDDATAAGAPGGARNRSLLTVLAVFVVLYVLHVGIEAGVGGWEPTHLETVGYGAGVAATATSVFWLMLTAGRFLVAPMALRFSARAIITASCTGMTACLLLASVPGLAPYAYAGVGLFIAPIFPTGLPWLNRAAPRARRAGALVIAASMLGGVAAGPALGKAIEWSGVRAVPLLLGGLSVLCLVAVLWLGRAADAPAHRSG from the coding sequence GTGACCGCCGGGCCGACCGTACGGCGGGCCGCCGCGGCCGCACCGGCGCAGGTCGCACTCTTCAGCCCCGCCGCGGTGGTCGCCTCCTGCGTCGGCTTCGTCCTCATCGGCGCGCTCCAGGCGCTGTACGGCCCGGCGATCCCGGCCCTGCGGGAGGAGTTCGGGCTCTCCCCCTCCGCCGCGGGGCTGGGCCTGAGCGCCCACTTCGCCGGCGGCGTGGCCGGCGTGCTGCTCTTCGACCGGCTCCACGGCAGGCTGGGCAACCAGCAGATCCTGGGCAGCTCGTACCTGCTGATGGCCGTCGGTGCGGCCGGCTTCGCCCTGGCGCCGGACTGGCCGCTCGCCCTGGCGGCGGCGCTGCTGGCCGGGCTCGGCTTCGGCGGCATCGACTACGGCCTCAACCAGCTCTTCGCGGTGGGCTTCGGACACCGCTCGGCCGCGATGCTCAACATCCTCAACGCCCACTTCGGGGTCGGCGCGATCCTCGGGCCGGTGCTCATCGGCGCGGTGGGCCCCGAGCACTACCCCGCGGTCTTCCTCGGCTTCGCGCTCGCCAACCTGCCGCTGCTGCTGTTCCTTCGGGGCGTGCGCCAGCAAGGCGCGCCGACGGCGGACGACGACGCCACCGCGGCCGGCGCCCCCGGCGGGGCCAGGAACCGCAGCCTGCTCACCGTGCTGGCCGTCTTCGTCGTGCTCTACGTCCTGCACGTCGGGATCGAGGCGGGCGTGGGCGGCTGGGAGCCCACCCACCTGGAGACGGTCGGCTACGGCGCGGGCGTCGCCGCCACCGCGACGTCCGTCTTCTGGCTGATGCTGACCGCCGGCCGCTTCCTGGTCGCGCCGATGGCCCTGCGCTTCAGTGCCCGGGCCATCATCACGGCCTCCTGCACAGGTATGACGGCCTGCCTGCTGCTGGCCTCCGTCCCCGGACTCGCCCCGTACGCGTACGCCGGCGTCGGCCTGTTCATCGCGCCGATCTTCCCGACCGGACTGCCCTGGCTGAACCGGGCCGCGCCGCGGGCCAGGCGGGCGGGTGCCCTGGTCATCGCCGCATCGATGCTCGGCGGGGTCGCCGCGGGGCCGGCGCTCGGCAAGGCGATCGAGTGGTCCGGGGTGCGTGCCGTGCCGCTGCTGCTCGGCGGGCTCTCGGTCCTGTGCCTGGTGGCCGTGCTCTGGCTGGGCCGCGCCGCCGACGCACCGGCGCACCGCAGCGGCTGA
- a CDS encoding RICIN domain-containing protein, which yields MSLRSKASATLFAALAALPLSLVGAVAPAQAAPVTIDNATQFTDPSGNPVHAHGGGVIKVDQYYYWFGEDRNADNTFHYVSVYRSTDLKTWEFRNHALTQATDPELGSANIERPKVMYNASTHQFVMWMHKENNADYGEARAAVAVSSTVDGDYSYKGSFRPLGEMSRDITTFVDTDGTGYMISAANENRDLHVYKLTADYTGIQSQVQNLWAGSSREAPAMFKRNGVYFLLTSGATGWAPNQQKYATATSITGAWTGLKDVGDSTTFRSQTAYVLPVQGTGATSYLYMGDRWGNSMGKSVNDSQYVWLPIKFPTKTTMSLEYSPQLTVDAAAGTVKGMNVTWETLTAQHSGKCADVANYDTGDAAPLVQWGCGAGANDQFWIKKLGNGYVQIMARHSGKCLDVAGASTADGASAVQNTCNGQPSQQWKLRTTSTAGYVEIVAKHSNKCLDVVNTSTADGTALDQWACSGGTNQHWQRTIA from the coding sequence ATGTCTCTCCGCAGCAAGGCCTCCGCGACACTGTTCGCCGCGCTGGCCGCCCTCCCCCTCTCCCTGGTCGGCGCGGTCGCCCCCGCTCAGGCCGCGCCGGTCACCATCGACAACGCCACCCAGTTCACCGACCCGAGCGGCAACCCGGTGCACGCCCACGGCGGCGGCGTGATCAAGGTGGACCAGTACTACTACTGGTTCGGTGAGGACCGGAACGCCGACAACACCTTCCACTACGTCTCGGTCTACCGCTCCACCGACCTCAAGACCTGGGAGTTCCGCAACCACGCGCTGACGCAGGCCACCGACCCGGAGCTGGGGTCCGCCAACATCGAGCGACCCAAGGTCATGTACAACGCCTCGACGCACCAGTTCGTGATGTGGATGCACAAGGAGAACAACGCGGACTACGGGGAGGCCCGGGCCGCGGTGGCCGTCTCCAGCACGGTCGACGGCGACTACAGCTACAAGGGCAGCTTCCGGCCGCTGGGCGAGATGTCCCGTGACATCACCACCTTCGTCGACACCGACGGCACCGGCTACATGATCTCCGCCGCCAACGAGAACCGGGACCTGCACGTCTACAAGCTGACGGCCGACTACACCGGCATCCAGTCCCAGGTGCAGAACCTCTGGGCGGGCAGCTCGCGGGAGGCCCCCGCGATGTTCAAGCGCAACGGCGTGTACTTCCTGCTCACCTCGGGCGCCACCGGCTGGGCGCCCAACCAGCAGAAGTACGCCACCGCCACCAGCATCACCGGGGCCTGGACCGGCCTGAAGGACGTCGGCGACTCCACCACCTTCCGCAGCCAGACCGCGTACGTGCTGCCCGTGCAGGGCACCGGGGCCACCAGCTACCTGTACATGGGCGACCGCTGGGGCAACTCGATGGGCAAGTCGGTCAACGACTCCCAGTACGTGTGGCTGCCGATCAAGTTCCCGACCAAGACGACGATGAGCCTGGAGTACTCCCCGCAGCTCACCGTCGACGCGGCGGCCGGCACCGTCAAGGGCATGAACGTCACCTGGGAGACCCTGACGGCCCAGCACAGCGGCAAGTGCGCCGACGTGGCCAACTACGACACCGGGGACGCGGCGCCGCTGGTCCAGTGGGGCTGCGGCGCCGGCGCCAACGACCAGTTCTGGATCAAGAAGCTCGGCAACGGCTACGTCCAGATCATGGCCAGGCACAGCGGCAAGTGCCTGGACGTCGCGGGCGCGTCCACCGCGGACGGCGCGTCGGCCGTGCAGAACACCTGCAACGGCCAGCCGTCCCAGCAGTGGAAGCTCCGGACCACCAGCACGGCCGGCTACGTCGAGATCGTCGCCAAGCACAGCAACAAGTGCCTGGACGTGGTGAACACCTCGACCGCCGACGGCACCGCGCTCGACCAGTGGGCCTGCTCCGGCGGCACCAACCAGCACTGGCAGCGCACCATAGCCTGA